A genomic region of Notamacropus eugenii isolate mMacEug1 chromosome 3, mMacEug1.pri_v2, whole genome shotgun sequence contains the following coding sequences:
- the PFKM gene encoding ATP-dependent 6-phosphofructokinase, muscle type, which yields MKHDSHLEAKSLGIGKAIAVLTSGGDAQGMNAAVRAVVRVGLFTGARVFFVHEGYQGLVDGGDNIREANWESVSMIVQLGGTVIGSARCTDFYERPGRLQAACNLVKLGITNLCVIGGDGSLTGANTFRAEWSSLLAELQKEGKITEEEVNKSSYLNIVGLVGSIDNDFCGTDMTIGTDSALHRIIEIVDAITTTAQSHQRTFVLEVMGRHCGYLALITSIACGADWVFVPECPPEDNWEDHLCRRLTETRCRGSRLNIIIVAEGAIDRHGKPISSENIKDLVVKRLGYDTRVTVLGHVQRGGTPSAFDRILGSRMGMEAVMALLEGTPDTPACVVSLCGNQAVRLPLMECVQVTKDVTKAMQNKNFDDAMKLRGRSFQNNWEVYTRLAHVKAPAVKQVKNVVAVMNVGAPAAGMNAAVRSSVRIGLIQGNQVLVVHDGFEGLAKGQIEEASWTYVGGWTGQGGSKLGTKRTLPKKLFKEITANITKFKIQGLIMIGGFEAYTGALELMEGREKFEELCIPYVVIPATVSNNVPGSDFSVGADTALNAICMTCDRIKQSAEGTKRRVFIIETMGGYCGYLATMAGLAAGADAAYIFEEPFNIHDLQANVEHLVQKMKSTVKRGLVVRNEKCNENYTTDFIFNLYSEEGKGVFDSRKNVLGHMQQGGSPSPFDRNFATKMGAKAMTWISTKIQESIRNGRVFANSPDSACVLGMRKRALVFQPLPDLKEETDFEHRIPKEQWWMKIRPLLKILAKYDADLDTTDHAHLEHIKRMSADSSSP from the exons ATGAAGCATGACTCACATCTTGAGGCAAAATCGCTGGGTATTGGCAAAGCCATCGCTGTGCTCACCTCTGGGGGAGATGCCCAAG GTATGAATGCTGCTGTCCGAGCTGTGGTACGTGTTGGACTCTTCACTGGAGCAAGGGTTTTCTTTGTCCATGAG GGTTATCAAGGTCTGGTAGATGGTGGAGATAACATCAGAGAGGCCAACTGGGAAAGTGTTTCCATGATTGTCCAGCTG GGAGGCACAGTAATAGGTAGCGCCCGGTGCACAGATTTCTACGAACGTCCAGGCCGACTTCAAGCTGCCTGCAATCTTGTGAAACTTGGGATTACCAATTTATGTGTTATTGGGGGTGATGGCAGCCTCACTGGAGCAAATACTTTCCGTGCTGAATGGAGTAGCCTGTTGGCTGAATTACAGAAAGAAG GCAAGATCACAGAAGAAGAAGTGAATAAATCCAGCTACCTGAATATTGTGGGCTTGGTTGGCTCCATCGACAATGACTTCTGCGGCACAGACATGACCATTGGTACTGATTCCGCCCTACACCGTATCATAGAGATTGTGGATGCTATCACCACCACAGCCCAAAG TCACCAGAGGACTTTTGTATTGGAGGTGATGGGCCGGCACTGTGG ATATCTCGCCCTGATCACCTCTATTGCCTGTGGAGCTGACTGGGTTTTTGTTCCTGAGTGTCCACCAGAGGATAATTGGGAGGATCATCTTTGCCGCCGACTCACTGAG ACAAGGTGCCGTGGTTCCCGCCTCAACATCATCATTGTGGCTGAAGGAGCAATTGACAGGCATGGGAAACCCATCTCATCTGAGAACATCAAGGAT CTGGTGGTGAAGCGTTTGGGATATGACACACGTGTGACTGTCCTGGGACATGTGCAACGGGGTGGTACCCCCTCAGCTTTTGACCGAATTTTG GGTAGCAGAATGGGGATGGAGGCTGTGATGGCATTGTTAGAGGGAACACCAGACACACCTGCTTGTGTAGTAAGCCTCTGTGGTAACCAGGCTGTGCGTCTACCACTCATGGAATGTGTCCAGGTG ACCAAAGATGTGACTAAGGCCATGCAAAATAAGAATTTTGATGATGCCATGAAGCTGAGAGGCCG GAGCTTCCAGAATAATTGGGAAGTATACACTCGGCTAGCTCATGTCAAAGCCCCAGCGGTTAAGCAG GTTAAGAATGTAGTGGCTGTGATGAATGTAGGAGCCCCAGCTGCAGGTATGAATGCAGCTGTTCGTTCTTCTGTGAGAATTGGGCTCATCCAAGGCAACCAAGTGCTGGTTGTACATGACGGCTTCGAGGGGCTGGCCAAGGGTCAG ATTGAGGAAGCTAGCTGGACCTATGTTGGAGGCTGGACTGGGCAAGGTGGCTCTAAACTTGGAACCAAGAG GACTCTGCCCAAGAAACTCTTTAAGGAGATCACTGCTAACATCACCAAGTTTAAAATCCAGGGCCTGATCATGATTGGGGGCTTTGAG GCATACACAGGAGCTCTGGAGTTGATGGAGGGCCGTGAAAAGTTTGAGGAGCTCTGCATCCCATATGTAGTCATTCCTGCTACTGTTTCCAACAATGTCCCTGGCTCTGACTTCAGTGTTGGGGCTGACACAGCACTCAATGCCATCTGCATG aCTTGTGACCGGATCAAGCAGTCAGCAGAAGGTACCAAGCGACGTGTGTTCATCATTGAGACCATGGGTGGTTACTGTGGCTACCTAGCTACCATGGCAGGGCTCGCAGCTGGAGCTGATGCTGCTTACATCTTTGAGGAGCCCTTCAATATCCATGACTTGCAG GCAAATGTTGAACATCTGGTGCAAAAGATGAAGTCGACAGTGAAGAGGGGATTGGTTGTAAG GAATGAGAAGTGCAATGAAAATTACACCACTGATTTTATCTTCAACCTGTACTCAGAAGAGGGGAAAGGCGTCTTTGATAGCAGGAAGAATGTGCTGGGCCACATGCAACAG GGTGGAAGTCCAAGTCCATTTGACAGAAACTTTGCTACTAAGATGGGAGCCAAGGCTATGACCTGGATATCAACAAAAATCCAAGAAAGTATCCGTAATG GGCGTGTTTTTGCCAATTCACCTGATTCAGCTTGTGTACTGGGAATGCGTAAGAGGGCTTTGGTCTTCCAACCCTTGCCTGACctcaaagaagaaacagactttGA ACACAGGATCCCTAAGGAGCAGTGGTGGATGAAGATCCGGCCTCTCCTCAAAATCCTGGCCAAATACGATGCTGACCTGGACACTACAGATCATGCTCACCTGGAACATATCAAGCGTATGTCTGCAGACTCTTCAAGCCCCTGA
- the ASB8 gene encoding ankyrin repeat and SOCS box protein 8, whose amino-acid sequence MSSSMWYIMQSIQSKYSLSERLIRTIAAIRSFPHDNVEDLIRGGADVNCTHGTLKPLHCACMVSDADCVELLLEKGAEVNALDGYNRTALHYAAEKDEACVEVLLEYGANPNALDGNRDTPLHWAAFKNNAECVRALLESGASVNALDYNNDTPLSWAAMKGNLESVSILLDYGAEVRVTNLKGQTPISRLVALLVRGLGTEKENSCFELLHRAVGHFELRKNGTMPSELAKDQQLCEKLTVLCSVPGTLKTLSRYAVRHSLGLQYLPDAVKDLPLPASLKEYLLLVE is encoded by the exons ATGAGTTCCAGTATGTGGTATATTATGCAAAGCATTCAGAGCAAATATTCTCTCTCAGAGCGCTTAATTCGAACAATTGCTGCCATACGTTCCTTTCCCCATGATAACGTAGAGGACTTGATCAGAGGG GGAGCTGATGTGAATTGTACTCATGGCACACTGAAACCACTGCACTGTGCATGCATGGTGTCAGATGCTGACTGTGTGGAGTTACTCTTGGAAAAAGGAGCTGag gtAAACGCTCTAGATGGCTACAACCGGACAGCTCTCCATTATGCAGCTGAGAAAGACGAAGCTTGTGTGGAAGTCCTGTTGGAATATGGTGCAAACCCCAATGCACTAGATGGCAACAGAGATACCCCACTTCACTGGGCAGCCTTTAAGAATAATGCTGAATGTGTAAGGGCCCTCCTAGAAAGTGGTGCCTCTGTCAATGCCTTGGATTACAACAATGACACACCACTTAGCTGGGCGGCCATGAAGGGAAACCTTGAAAGTGTTAGCATACTCCTTGACTATGGTGCAGAGGTCAGGGTCACCAACTTAAAAGGCCAGACACCTATCTCCCGGTTGGTGGCTCTATTGGTTAGGGGACTcggaacagaaaaagagaattcttgCTTTGAGCTCCTCCACCGAGCTGTTGGACACTTTGAATTACGGAAAAACGGCACCATGCCTAGTGAGTTAGCCAAAGACCAGCAACTTTGTGAAAAACTGACTGTGCTGTGCTCTGTCCCAGGAACCCTGAAAACATTGTCTCGATATGCTGTTCGACATAGCCTGGGACTCCAATATCTGCCAGATGCAGTGAAGGACCTGCCATTGCCAGCATCTTTGAAGGAATACCTGTTACTTGTAGAATAA